One Skermanella pratensis genomic window, GCGCCGCAACCCCGGCGCTCCTCCCTCTGGACTTTCCGCGGGACGCTGTCGCGCCGGGCCCAGGTCGGGATCGGCGTGGCGGCCAGCGTCGGGCTGCTGCTGGCGTGGGAGGCGGTCTCCCGGATCGGGCTGGTGAACAGCCTTTTCCTGCCCGCGCCGAGCACGGTGCTGAGCGCCATGCTGGTCATGGTCCAGAAGCAGGACCTGCTGTGGCATGCCGGCGTCTCGACGCTGCGCGTCTGGACCGCCTTCGCGCTGGCGGCCTTGATGGCGATCCCGATCGGCATCCTGATGAGCAGCTACCGCGTCGTGGGCGCGGCGCTGGAGCCGATCATAGACTTCATCCGCTACCTGCCGGTGCCGGCCCTGGTGCCGCTCTCGATCATCTGGTTCGGCGTCGGCGAGAGCACCAAGTTGTACCTGCTGTGGCTCGGCACCTTCTTCCAGCTGGTCCTGCTGGTCGCCGACGACATGCGCCGCGTGCCGCAGGAATATATCGAGATCGCCCATACCCTCGGCGCCAACACCCGGCAGATGCTGCGCGACGTGGCCTTCCGGGCGATGCTGCCGGGGCTGGTGGACAACCTGCGGATCACGCTGGGCTGGTGCTGGACCTACCTGATCATCGCCGAGATCGTCGCCGCCGACAGCGGCATCGGCTTCGTCATCTGGACGGCCCGCCGCTACATGAAGACGCCCGAGGTCATGGCCGGCGTGGTCGTGATCGGCGTGATCGGGCTGGTCACCGACCAGCTTCTCCGGGCTCTTCACCGCCGCGCCTTCCGCTACCTGTAGCAGGCCCCACCATGACCCAGCCTCACCTCGCCCCCTATCTCGCCCCTTATCTCGCCTTTGACGGCGTCACCAAGCGGTTCGGCGACCTCGACGTGGTCGCCGAACCCTTCGAAACCACCATCGCCCGCAACGAGTTCGTCGTCTTCCTCGGGCCGTCCGGCTGCGGCAAGACCACGCTGATGCGCATGATCGGCGGGCTGGACACGCCGTCCACCGGGACGATCCGCCTGGAAGGGGCGCCGGTCGGCGGGCCCGACCACCGGCGCGGCATGGTCTTCCAGTCCTATTCGTCCTTCCCCTGGCTGACCGTCGCCGAGAACGTCCATTTCGGCATGCGCTACCGCCGGGACCTGACGGAGCGGCAGAAGCTCGCCCGCCGAGACCACTACCTGGAGCTGGTCGGGCTCTACGAGTTCTCCGACGCCTATCCGAACAAGGTGTCCGGCGGCATGCGCCAGCGGGTGGCGATCGCCCGCACGCTGGCGGCGGGATCGGACGTGATGCTGATGGACGAGCCGTTCGGTGCCCTGGACGCGCAGCGCCGGGAACGGCTCCAGGTCGAGCTGCGGAGCATCCAGCGGCGCGACGCCAAGACCATCGTCTTCGTGACCCACGACGTCGAGGAGGCGGTGTTCCTGGCGGACCGGGTCATCGTGTTCTCCAAGCGGCCCGCGCGGGTCATGGCGGACATCGACATCACCGGGCGCCTCGGTCCCGACCGCCCGCTGGAGCTGCGAGACAGTCCGGAATTCTTCCAGCTGCGCGGCGAAGTCCTGAGACTGCTGCGCGAAGCCGCCGGAGACGAGGAATGACCCTGCCCCGTTTCGACAATCGCACGGTTCTGGTCACCGGCGCCAGCCGGGGCATCGGCTTCGGCGTCGCCCGGGCCTTCGCCGCCGCCGGGGCCGACCTGCACGTCGCGGCGGAGAACGACGCGATCCACGCCGCGGCGGAAGAGCTGGGCGCCACGGCGCACCGGGCCGACGTGACGCGCGGCGACGAGGTGGCCGCCATGGCGGCCCGTATCGGCGCCGTGGACGTGCTGGTCAACAATGCCGGCCTGGAGCTCATGACCCCGCTGGACGACGCGGGCGCCGAGAACGAGGCGGCCTTCCGGCGCATCATCGAGATCAACATCCTGGGCACCTTCCTGGTGACCCGGGCGGTGGTCCCGGGCATGCGCGCCGGCGGCGCCATCGTCAACACGGCCTCGGTCTGGGGCCGCGTCGCGGAGCCCCTGTTCTCCGCCTATGTCGCGTCGAAGCACGCGGTGATCGGGCTGACCAAGACCTGGGCCAAGGAGCTGGGTCCCTGCGGCATTCGGGTCAACGCGGTGTGCCCCGGCTGGGTCCGGACGGAGGCGTCCATGCGCTCGCTCGGCCGCATGGCGGAACGGGCGAACCGCGGGCAAGCGGAATTGCTGGACGACATCATCGCCGGGCAGGCGCTGCCCGGCCTCATGGAGCCGCCGGACATGGCGGGTCCGTATCTGTTCCTTGCCTCCGACCTCGCGGCCAACGTCACCGGCCAGAGCCTCGGAGCCGACCGGGGGGAAGTGCCGTGGTGACAGGATTGGACGGACCCGGATTGAACGGACTCAGGGCGCTGGTGACGGGGGCCGCGAGCGGGATCGGCCTTGCCGCCTGCGAGGCCCTGC contains:
- a CDS encoding ABC transporter permease, whose protein sequence is MAPQPRRSSLWTFRGTLSRRAQVGIGVAASVGLLLAWEAVSRIGLVNSLFLPAPSTVLSAMLVMVQKQDLLWHAGVSTLRVWTAFALAALMAIPIGILMSSYRVVGAALEPIIDFIRYLPVPALVPLSIIWFGVGESTKLYLLWLGTFFQLVLLVADDMRRVPQEYIEIAHTLGANTRQMLRDVAFRAMLPGLVDNLRITLGWCWTYLIIAEIVAADSGIGFVIWTARRYMKTPEVMAGVVVIGVIGLVTDQLLRALHRRAFRYL
- a CDS encoding ABC transporter ATP-binding protein, with protein sequence MTQPHLAPYLAPYLAFDGVTKRFGDLDVVAEPFETTIARNEFVVFLGPSGCGKTTLMRMIGGLDTPSTGTIRLEGAPVGGPDHRRGMVFQSYSSFPWLTVAENVHFGMRYRRDLTERQKLARRDHYLELVGLYEFSDAYPNKVSGGMRQRVAIARTLAAGSDVMLMDEPFGALDAQRRERLQVELRSIQRRDAKTIVFVTHDVEEAVFLADRVIVFSKRPARVMADIDITGRLGPDRPLELRDSPEFFQLRGEVLRLLREAAGDEE
- a CDS encoding SDR family NAD(P)-dependent oxidoreductase; this encodes MTLPRFDNRTVLVTGASRGIGFGVARAFAAAGADLHVAAENDAIHAAAEELGATAHRADVTRGDEVAAMAARIGAVDVLVNNAGLELMTPLDDAGAENEAAFRRIIEINILGTFLVTRAVVPGMRAGGAIVNTASVWGRVAEPLFSAYVASKHAVIGLTKTWAKELGPCGIRVNAVCPGWVRTEASMRSLGRMAERANRGQAELLDDIIAGQALPGLMEPPDMAGPYLFLASDLAANVTGQSLGADRGEVPW